In one Saccharibacillus brassicae genomic region, the following are encoded:
- a CDS encoding RNA polymerase sigma factor produces MAERAGDRGKAADGSDGERLIAEWFESYYEDIYQYLYFMLGDRGGEAEDILQEVFIKAYRNLHAFKGQSSPKTWLTAIARNAALDAMRRRRWALTGFVSHKEDKAPPSDEPERALLTEERRAQVLGLLDALKPAQREVIFFLYQKERSVKETAALLGCSEARVRTTSHRALRVLRKNSEFQQWIGGEASDGD; encoded by the coding sequence TTGGCAGAGCGGGCGGGGGACAGGGGCAAGGCGGCGGACGGATCGGACGGAGAGCGCCTGATTGCCGAATGGTTCGAATCTTATTACGAGGACATTTATCAGTATTTGTATTTCATGCTGGGAGATCGGGGCGGTGAAGCGGAAGATATTTTGCAGGAAGTGTTTATTAAGGCATACCGGAATCTGCATGCGTTCAAAGGACAATCTTCGCCCAAAACGTGGCTGACGGCCATCGCGCGGAACGCCGCTTTGGATGCGATGCGCCGCAGGCGCTGGGCGCTGACCGGTTTCGTATCCCACAAAGAGGACAAGGCGCCGCCGTCGGACGAGCCGGAACGAGCTTTGTTGACGGAAGAACGGCGCGCCCAAGTGCTGGGGCTGCTGGACGCGCTGAAGCCTGCACAGCGGGAAGTGATCTTTTTTCTGTATCAAAAAGAACGGAGTGTCAAAGAAACGGCCGCCCTGCTCGGCTGCAGCGAAGCGAGAGTGCGAACGACCAGCCACCGGGCGCTGCGCGTCCTGCGCAAGAACAGCGAATTTCAACAATGGATCGGGGGAGAAGCGAGCGATGGGGACTAA
- a CDS encoding ABC transporter ATP-binding protein → MEKLLQVSNLRVSFAARETETAAVRGVSFDLHKGETLGIVGESGSGKSVTARAIMRLLPEASARVNSGEILFLGQNLAQKTRKEMEQIRGKEIGMIFQDPMTSLNPTLRIGEQIAETLRKHRKISKREAREEAVEMLKLVGIRDPQTRFNQYPHEFSGGMRQRAMIAIALACRPSLLIADEPTTALDVTIQAQILNVMKQMQEKFGTSIVLITHDLGVVAGMCDRVVVMKSGEIVEEGRTADLFANPQHPYTKKLLNALPRLDEPKKPKRVRAGASVGEAGGASGGLAGAAADGAERHVEGRLTEQGGGTPALPEDRPLLEVRSLQQHFNLGKGRTLRAVNDISFFIREGETLGMVGESGSGKSTTGRAILRLHEPTSGDVLYRGMAVNRLSPKEMKLMRREMQMIFQDPYASLNPRLKILDIIGEAMDVHGLSQNPVQRRARVEELLEMVGLDPAFALRYPHEFSGGQRQRIGIARALAVEPKFIVCDEPLSALDVSIQSQIVTLLEDLQQKLGLTYLFIAHDLSMVKHISDRVAVMYAGKIVELAESEELYSNPQHPYTKSLLAAIPVPDPAIEAKKKRVLMEEDTREDKYGLEGSALVEVSPGHWVAMPAGTAELAGD, encoded by the coding sequence ACTGTTGCAAGTCAGCAATTTGCGCGTATCCTTCGCGGCACGCGAAACGGAGACCGCAGCGGTCCGGGGAGTCAGCTTCGACCTGCACAAAGGGGAAACGCTCGGCATCGTCGGCGAGTCGGGCAGCGGCAAAAGCGTCACGGCCCGGGCGATCATGCGGCTGCTGCCGGAAGCTTCCGCGCGCGTCAACAGCGGGGAAATCCTGTTTCTGGGACAAAATCTGGCGCAGAAAACGAGAAAAGAAATGGAACAGATCCGGGGAAAAGAGATCGGCATGATCTTCCAGGACCCGATGACGTCGCTCAATCCGACACTGCGCATCGGCGAGCAGATCGCCGAGACGCTGCGCAAACACCGCAAAATCTCCAAGCGCGAAGCCCGCGAAGAAGCGGTCGAAATGCTCAAGCTTGTCGGTATCCGCGATCCGCAGACCCGCTTCAACCAATATCCGCACGAGTTCTCCGGCGGCATGCGCCAGCGCGCGATGATCGCGATCGCCCTCGCCTGCCGGCCGTCGCTGCTGATCGCCGACGAACCGACGACCGCGCTCGACGTCACGATCCAGGCGCAGATCCTGAACGTCATGAAGCAGATGCAGGAAAAGTTCGGCACGTCGATCGTCCTGATCACGCACGATCTCGGCGTCGTCGCCGGCATGTGCGACCGCGTCGTCGTCATGAAAAGCGGCGAGATCGTCGAAGAAGGCCGCACGGCCGACCTGTTCGCGAATCCGCAGCATCCGTACACGAAAAAGCTGCTCAACGCCCTACCGCGGCTGGACGAACCGAAAAAGCCCAAGCGGGTACGGGCGGGTGCTTCGGTCGGAGAAGCCGGCGGGGCAAGTGGCGGCTTGGCAGGAGCGGCAGCGGACGGAGCCGAACGGCATGTCGAAGGCCGCCTGACGGAACAGGGCGGCGGGACGCCAGCGCTTCCCGAGGATCGCCCCCTGCTCGAAGTCCGCTCGCTGCAGCAGCATTTCAATCTCGGCAAAGGCCGGACGCTGCGCGCCGTCAACGATATCAGCTTTTTTATCCGCGAAGGCGAGACGCTCGGCATGGTCGGCGAATCCGGCAGCGGCAAATCGACGACCGGGCGTGCGATTCTGCGCCTGCACGAGCCGACGAGCGGCGACGTGCTGTACCGCGGCATGGCCGTCAACCGGCTATCGCCGAAAGAGATGAAGCTGATGCGCCGCGAGATGCAGATGATTTTCCAGGACCCGTATGCTTCGCTCAATCCGCGGCTCAAAATTCTGGACATTATCGGCGAAGCGATGGACGTGCACGGCTTGTCGCAAAATCCGGTCCAGCGCCGCGCCCGCGTCGAGGAACTGCTGGAGATGGTTGGCCTCGATCCGGCGTTCGCGCTGCGTTACCCGCACGAATTTTCCGGCGGCCAACGCCAGCGGATCGGCATCGCCCGCGCGCTCGCGGTCGAACCGAAGTTCATCGTCTGCGACGAACCGCTGTCCGCGCTGGACGTGTCGATCCAGTCACAGATCGTGACGCTGCTGGAAGACCTCCAGCAGAAGCTCGGCCTGACGTATCTGTTTATCGCGCATGATTTGTCGATGGTCAAGCACATCAGCGACCGCGTTGCGGTCATGTACGCCGGCAAAATCGTCGAACTGGCCGAAAGCGAAGAATTGTACAGCAACCCTCAGCATCCGTACACGAAGTCGCTGCTGGCCGCCATCCCGGTCCCCGATCCGGCGATCGAAGCGAAGAAAAAGCGCGTCCTGATGGAAGAAGATACGCGCGAAGACAAGTACGGGCTGGAAGGCTCCGCGCTCGTCGAAGTATCGCCGGGGCATTGGGTGGCGATGCCGGCAGGAACGGCGGAATTGGCGGGCGATTGA
- a CDS encoding GrpB family protein, translating to MQVRLTDYDPQWVTKFEQEAAFLRTLFGDTIVGFEHFGSTSVPGMSAKPVIDMIAIVRDLTVVDAGSGRMIELGYDAAGDWGIPGRRLFRKGGEARTHHLHFYEAGNPHIARHLVVRDYLRAAPDEVRAYAALKADLAARFADTSGYSPAKKAYVGELENRALAWAAASGRSVE from the coding sequence ATGCAGGTCCGTCTGACCGATTACGATCCGCAGTGGGTCACGAAGTTTGAACAGGAAGCCGCGTTTCTGCGCACCTTGTTCGGCGATACAATCGTCGGGTTCGAGCATTTCGGCAGCACGTCGGTGCCCGGCATGAGCGCCAAACCGGTCATCGACATGATCGCGATCGTCCGCGACCTGACGGTCGTCGACGCCGGCAGCGGGCGCATGATCGAACTCGGGTACGACGCCGCGGGCGACTGGGGCATCCCCGGCCGCCGTTTGTTCCGCAAAGGCGGCGAGGCGCGCACGCATCATCTCCACTTCTACGAGGCAGGCAATCCGCATATCGCGCGCCATCTGGTCGTTCGCGATTATCTGCGGGCCGCGCCGGACGAAGTCCGGGCTTACGCCGCTCTCAAAGCCGACCTGGCTGCCCGCTTCGCAGACACGAGCGGCTACAGCCCTGCCAAAAAAGCTTACGTCGGCGAATTGGAAAACCGTGCGTTGGCGTGGGCGGCAGCGTCCGGACGAAGCGTCGAGTAA
- a CDS encoding DEAD/DEAH box helicase yields MSAEHPFYRLAPFIQEYIYRSGWEELREVQVEASRVVLDTNHHMLIASGTASGKTEAAFFPALTLLDQEPSSSVGILYIGPLKALINDQFQRLEGLMRDAHIPVWHWHGDVPQSEKTKVMRHPSGVLQITPESLEGLLMNRPNAIPALFGDLRFIVIDEVHAFMGADRGSQVLSQLERLSRMAGCSPRRIGLSATLGDYEAVKSWLAGGTRIPVELVSPPGGRKLRLSIENFAMPDARDERQSEALENAKKSYNNFIYDHTHLKKALIFTNSRTVAETTILEMRRIAALRQQPDVFHVHHGSISSMLREEAEAALREGYGPAVAAATLTLELGIDLGSLERVMQLGAPYSCASFVQRLGRSGRREGAVAEMMFVCAEEDDEEAQLPARMPWTLLRAIAVCELYVKEKWIEPQTVRKLPLGLLYHQTMSVLRSFGEAEAGELARAVLTLPPFANFTTEQYRELLEYLLATDHLEQTEDGMLIVGLMGERVSGHYRFYAVFQDEEEHSVYDGSEEIGSITTVPPAGYCFSLAGRLWKVEEVDSRHKAVYVKHAKGKVDTLWLGAGGDMHTRIVRKMRDILRENTLYPYLAPNAAARLERARRLSRETGLTERLVLPAGGDSMFVMPWIGSREFRTLERLLKNNLSQQLSLRSIVPMEPHYMVVAGRTDADELQHLIVSESERMEDSIQMLDEFEAPYLGKYDEFTPPGLIRAAFAADGLDLEGLRRGLRGSDYGA; encoded by the coding sequence GTGAGCGCGGAGCATCCGTTTTACCGGCTTGCCCCGTTTATTCAGGAATACATTTACCGCAGCGGCTGGGAAGAGCTGCGCGAAGTACAGGTGGAAGCGAGCCGCGTGGTGCTCGATACGAACCATCATATGCTGATCGCTTCCGGGACGGCTTCGGGCAAGACCGAAGCCGCCTTTTTCCCGGCGCTGACGCTGCTTGACCAGGAACCGTCTTCGTCGGTCGGCATCTTGTACATCGGGCCGCTCAAAGCGCTGATCAACGACCAGTTCCAGCGGCTCGAAGGACTGATGCGCGACGCGCATATCCCGGTCTGGCATTGGCACGGCGACGTGCCGCAGTCCGAGAAGACCAAAGTCATGCGCCATCCGTCGGGCGTGCTCCAGATTACGCCCGAATCGCTGGAAGGACTGCTCATGAACCGCCCCAACGCCATTCCGGCGCTGTTCGGCGACCTGCGCTTTATCGTGATCGACGAAGTGCACGCCTTCATGGGCGCGGACCGCGGCTCCCAGGTGCTCAGCCAGCTCGAACGCCTGTCCCGCATGGCGGGCTGTTCGCCGCGCCGGATCGGCTTGTCCGCGACGCTCGGCGATTACGAAGCCGTGAAGTCGTGGCTGGCCGGCGGCACGCGTATTCCGGTCGAGCTGGTCTCGCCGCCGGGCGGGCGCAAGCTGCGGCTGTCGATCGAGAACTTCGCCATGCCGGACGCCCGCGACGAGCGGCAGAGCGAAGCGCTGGAGAACGCGAAGAAGTCGTACAACAACTTCATTTACGACCATACGCATCTCAAAAAAGCGCTGATCTTCACCAACAGCCGCACCGTCGCCGAGACGACAATTCTGGAGATGCGCCGGATCGCCGCGCTGCGTCAGCAGCCCGACGTGTTCCACGTGCATCACGGCAGCATCTCTTCGATGCTGCGCGAAGAAGCCGAAGCCGCGCTGCGCGAAGGCTACGGCCCGGCGGTCGCGGCGGCGACGCTGACGCTTGAGCTCGGCATCGATCTCGGCAGCCTCGAACGCGTCATGCAGCTCGGCGCGCCCTACTCCTGCGCCAGCTTCGTCCAGCGGCTCGGCCGATCGGGCCGGCGCGAAGGCGCGGTAGCGGAGATGATGTTCGTCTGCGCGGAAGAAGACGACGAGGAAGCGCAGCTTCCGGCACGGATGCCGTGGACGCTGCTGCGGGCGATCGCGGTATGCGAACTGTATGTCAAAGAGAAATGGATCGAGCCGCAGACGGTGCGCAAGCTGCCGCTCGGCCTGCTGTACCATCAGACGATGAGCGTGCTGCGCAGCTTCGGCGAAGCCGAAGCGGGCGAACTCGCCCGCGCCGTGCTGACGCTGCCGCCTTTTGCGAACTTTACGACGGAGCAGTACCGAGAGCTGCTGGAGTACCTGCTTGCGACCGACCATCTCGAGCAGACCGAAGACGGCATGCTGATCGTGGGCCTGATGGGCGAGCGCGTATCGGGCCATTACCGCTTCTACGCCGTGTTCCAGGACGAAGAAGAACATTCCGTCTACGACGGCTCGGAAGAGATCGGGTCGATCACGACCGTGCCGCCGGCCGGCTACTGCTTCTCGCTCGCGGGTCGGCTCTGGAAAGTCGAAGAAGTCGACAGCCGGCACAAAGCCGTCTACGTCAAGCATGCCAAAGGCAAAGTCGATACGCTCTGGCTCGGAGCCGGCGGCGACATGCATACGCGAATCGTGCGCAAGATGCGCGATATTTTGCGGGAAAACACGCTCTACCCGTATCTGGCGCCCAACGCGGCGGCCCGGCTCGAACGCGCCCGGCGGCTGTCCCGCGAGACCGGCCTGACCGAACGCCTCGTGCTGCCCGCGGGCGGCGATTCGATGTTCGTCATGCCGTGGATCGGCAGCCGGGAATTCCGGACGCTGGAGCGCCTGCTGAAGAACAATTTGTCGCAGCAGCTCTCGCTTCGCTCGATCGTCCCGATGGAACCTCATTACATGGTCGTGGCCGGCCGCACCGATGCGGACGAGCTGCAGCATCTGATCGTGTCCGAGAGCGAGCGTATGGAAGATTCGATCCAGATGCTCGACGAGTTCGAAGCGCCGTACCTCGGCAAATACGACGAGTTCACGCCGCCCGGCCTGATCCGCGCCGCTTTCGCCGCGGACGGGCTGGATCTGGAAGGGCTGCGCCGCGGACTGCGGGGTTCGGATTACGGCGCTTGA
- a CDS encoding NAD(P)/FAD-dependent oxidoreductase, with amino-acid sequence MTDSLTFENIERNAAESNRYDCIIVGAGPAGIFASYELTRQAPDWKVLLVDKGHDIYKRRCPILENKVQFCPPAAGRKEFAGCLPACSITAGFGGAGAYSDGKFNITTEFGGWMTDYLAPSQVLDLIQYVDSINLEHGATESITDPTTDTIRDIEQKAYSAGLKLLRAQVRHLGTEQNLEILKSIFEYLKPRVEMKYKAEVDDLITVKEGGEHTVTGIRLKNGEEYHAPRVMIAPGRDGSAWLADVFKKRRLKLTNNQVDVGVRVETSDVVMRQINEHLYEGKFVFNTSVGTRVRTFCSNPSGHVVVENHSGVMAANGHSYKDPALGSRNTNFALLVSHKFTEPFDKPNEYAREICERANDLSSGGVIVQKYGDILRGRRSTPDRIREGFLEPTLKEAVPGDLGLVLPYNTMKSLIEMVEALEKVTPGIASEHTLFYGVEAKFYSARPKLDETLETEIHGLYCGGDGAGITRGLAQAGAAGVHVARGMVKKAAAGGRPAAERTLA; translated from the coding sequence ATGACCGATTCCCTGACTTTCGAAAATATCGAACGCAATGCCGCAGAGTCCAATCGATACGACTGCATTATCGTCGGTGCGGGTCCGGCCGGCATTTTTGCCAGCTACGAACTGACGCGCCAGGCGCCCGACTGGAAAGTGCTGCTCGTCGACAAAGGCCACGATATTTACAAACGCCGCTGCCCGATTCTGGAAAATAAAGTCCAGTTCTGTCCGCCTGCCGCGGGGCGCAAAGAGTTTGCGGGCTGCCTGCCGGCCTGCTCGATCACGGCGGGCTTCGGCGGTGCGGGCGCGTACAGCGACGGCAAGTTCAATATTACGACGGAATTTGGCGGCTGGATGACCGATTACCTCGCGCCTTCGCAGGTGCTCGACCTGATTCAGTACGTCGATTCCATCAATCTGGAGCACGGCGCGACCGAATCGATCACCGACCCGACGACCGATACGATCCGCGACATCGAGCAAAAAGCGTATTCGGCCGGGCTCAAGCTGCTGCGCGCTCAGGTTCGCCATCTTGGCACGGAGCAGAATCTGGAGATTCTGAAGTCCATTTTCGAATACCTCAAACCGCGCGTCGAGATGAAATACAAGGCGGAAGTCGACGACCTGATTACGGTAAAAGAAGGCGGAGAGCACACGGTCACGGGCATTCGTCTCAAAAACGGAGAAGAATACCACGCGCCGCGCGTCATGATCGCGCCGGGACGCGACGGTTCGGCCTGGCTGGCGGACGTGTTCAAAAAGCGCCGCCTGAAGCTGACCAACAACCAGGTCGACGTCGGCGTGCGCGTCGAGACGTCCGACGTCGTTATGCGCCAGATCAACGAGCATCTGTACGAAGGCAAATTCGTGTTCAATACGTCGGTCGGCACGCGGGTCCGGACGTTCTGCAGCAACCCGTCCGGCCACGTCGTGGTGGAGAATCACAGCGGCGTCATGGCGGCGAACGGCCACTCGTACAAAGACCCGGCTCTCGGTTCGCGCAACACGAACTTCGCGCTGCTCGTCTCGCACAAGTTTACCGAGCCGTTCGACAAGCCGAACGAATATGCCCGCGAGATCTGCGAACGCGCCAACGATCTGTCGAGCGGCGGCGTCATCGTCCAGAAGTATGGCGACATCCTGCGCGGACGCCGCTCCACGCCGGACCGGATTCGCGAAGGTTTCCTCGAACCGACGCTGAAGGAAGCCGTGCCGGGCGACCTCGGATTGGTGCTGCCCTACAACACGATGAAGAGTCTGATCGAAATGGTGGAGGCTTTGGAAAAAGTAACGCCGGGCATCGCGTCCGAACATACGCTGTTCTACGGCGTCGAAGCGAAATTCTACTCCGCCCGTCCGAAGCTGGACGAGACGCTTGAGACCGAGATCCACGGTCTGTACTGCGGCGGCGACGGCGCGGGCATCACGCGCGGCCTGGCCCAGGCCGGCGCGGCGGGCGTGCACGTCGCTCGCGGCATGGTGAAGAAAGCCGCAGCGGGCGGCCGTCCGGCTGCGGAGCGGACGCTGGCTTAG